Genomic window (Brachyspira hampsonii):
TTGAGAGTTTTACTAGTAAATCTATATCAAATATAAGATTTAATTTTATAAATCAATTTGGTGAAGAAGATTATGAAGATATAGGTATATCTATATTAACAACAAGTAATTGGCAGGAAATATTCAGTGCATTCAAAAATGGCATTGATGCTTTAGAAGAATTGCAGGGAACTAATAGCACTTATTAAAAAACAGAGTTAAGTTTGTGGGGCAAGTATGATGTTATTGTTATATTAATTTGCATGCCATTAAGTCTTGTTCTATAGAATTGCTTAAAAACTCCACAAATACATCATATAGTATAGGATCCAATTTTACATGTTTTTCTACAAAATCTTCTCTCATAATATTAAGAGCTTCTTCAGGTGTGAATGTTTTTCCGCCCCTATATTTTCTGGCAGGATCTATTAAAGCATCGTATACATCTATGATTTCAAGCATTTTAGCAGGGAAATAAGCAAAAGCCTCGCATTCATCTATAGCTTTAGCATCATAAGTCATGATTCTTTGTATTTGGAAATTAGGATATTTTTTTAATTTTAAAGCATGTAAATGTTCATAAGGTCCGTATCCTAATCCGTAATATTCATGGTGTAAAGCTACTGTAAGTATAACCTCAAGCGGATATTCAGAAGTTTGACTAACTAAAGCATAGCTGTTAAATAGGTGTTTTTTTATTCTTTCATAATCTCTTCCATTTGCTCCTTCAAAATAGTCTAAATCTTTAACTTTACCTATATCATGAAGCAAAGCACCGACAGAATAAAGGTTCATATCTTTTTCTTCTATAATTTTAATACCTTTATCTATACAATCTTCAACAGTTGCTAAGTTTTTATGTATTCCTTCTTTATTGAATACAGCTTCAACTTGTTCATAAAATTTTTTATATTTATTAGTATATGAAGTTCTTATTTTATGTACTAAATGTCTTCTGTTTATTAAATTATTGTAGAATACCATAAAATTTACATAAGATATAAATACTCTGTTAGAATGAGACATAACACCTCCGTCAGAGTAATTTCTAAGTTCATCAAACACTTTCTGTGTTTCTGTATTTGCAGCAAGCATATCAACTATAGTAGTAACCAAATTTGTAGTAGTTTCAGTTATTTCCTGATTTTCTATTTTAGCCTGTTCCTGAGTGATTTCTTCTCCTTTAATCTTTTGAATACTTTCAAACATCGTAACTTTAGCTATAAGTCCTACATCATTTCCAACATTTACTATTTCCTGAGCTGTATTTTTATTGATTCCTGTTTCTTTATCTACTGAAATTTCTTTTAATTTATCATCATAATTTTTTATAGTGTTAACTTTTTCTTTATAAGTCATTTTAGAGATTTCGGATATTCTTTTACCCATCTCTTTTTCTGACTCTTTAGGTGTTCTAAATACATAAGGAGCAGAGTTATCTGAAGTATTATTTGAATTATTTGTTTGAGTAATAGATTTGAATTCTTCTATAAACATAGAAAAATTTTTGGGTATGTATATTTTTATATTGCTGTATTTTTCATTATCGATTATTAAACTTAATTGTTCTGTAGGAAATACTATAAGTTTCTTTTCCTTATCTAATCTGAATAATGGTATATTATGAGCGACTAACTGATCTTTTATGGTTTTTATATCTTTTACTGTTAGAATATCATATTTTTCTATCAAATCATTCATTATAAAAAATTACCTCAAACAAAAAATTATATAATATTTTTCACATTATATTATATATTATTTTTGAAAAAAAGAAATATAAAAAATTATTTTTTTATTTTAACACCCGGACAGGCTCTTTTGAATTTTCCTGCTATTAAATTACCATTTTTATCCATATATTCTTTCCAATATGGAAAAGTAGAACATTGATTAGGTTTGGCACTATTAATAGTACATCTATTATTTTCATCTAAAAATGTACAAGGTTTATCGTCTGTTACTTTTATATAATAACCATATCCTTCTTCATATTCTAAGTATTTGTTAATAAAAACTAATGGAGATATTTCTAATAATTTAGAAGCTCTTTTTATATCATCATCATTGAAAAACACATATCCTTTTTCACGGCAGCATATACCGCATCCTGTACATGAAAATGTTAATATTGCATTTTTATTATTTTTGTTTAATTTACTTGATTTTTTCATTTTATTGATTTTTGCTGTATTGGATTATTTTAATATGGAATTGGCTTGAGTTTTTATTGTATTGGCTAGATTTTGTTTACCCATTTTTAAGTACATTTCAGAAACCTTTATGTAATCATTATATAAAGCTCTTTTTTCTGAATCATTCATATCTTCAATTTTTTTTTTACCCCCATAGGGGATCCTAATATCTATATTAAAAACTATACTGTCAGGATTATTATTTATAATATTTTGATTAAGCACCGCTATTGAAGGCCATCTTCTGCTGTCTCCAAGCTCGGAGGTGGCTATTGATGATAGCGTATCAGTCCACTTTGTTTTATAAGTATCTGTTTTGTATGCTAATGCATTATTATTTGCCTGAGTATTATTAGCAGATGCATTAGTATTTGCAGCTGGCGGATTAGGCGGAGGTGCCGGAGGAGTAGGCGGAGTTATTTCAGGTTCTTTCGGAGGAGTAGGAGCTGCAGTATTAGTCTGCGGTCTTACTGTATTAGTCTGAGTATTTACTGTGTTATTAGTCTGCGGTCTTACTGCATTAGTTTGAGTATTTACTGCGGTATTAGTCTGCGGTCTTACTGCATTAGTCTGAGTATTTACTGTGTTATTAGTCTGCGGTCTTACTGTATTAGTCTGAGTATTTACTGCGGTATTAGTCTGCGGTCTTACTGCATTAGTTTGAGTATTTACTGCGGTATTAGTCTGCGGTCTTACTGCATTAGTTTGAGTATTTACTGCGGTATTAGTCTGCGGTCTTACTGCATTAGTTTGAGTATTTACTGTGTTATTAGTGCTTAATATAATATTATTTGTTGCTAAATCATTTGTATTTAATGTATTATTATTTGTAACCTCTTCATAGAAGTTATCATCAATTTCATTATTTTTTCCTGAGAAGAATTGAATACCTAAGAATGATAAACCTAATATTATAATTATAATCCCAACTATAGGTACAATTTTATTTGATTTTTTATTATTTTCTATAGAATGCTCCGGAGCTACATAAGGTTCTACCGGTTTTTTTTCAATTTCAGGAAGAGAAGAGCTTTTTAATTCATCTTCTGTTTCTATAATTTTTATTTCTTTATCTTTTAATTCCTGAATTTTTTCATTTATCGTTTCTTTTAATTCATCTATTTTTGATGAAGAATAATCTTTATAACTTTCTACAGAGCTATTTTCACTTATTGTAGGTGCATCTTTTATAGCAGTATCAATTTCTTCCTGATTAAATTTAGATTTCTGAATATGCTCATCCTCAGTAGGTATAACAACAGGTCTTTTAAATATATCGCTTTTACTGTATGTTGCTTTTTCTTCTACTTTAATACTATCAACATTATTTTCTATTTTTTCAGGTTCATTAGTTTCTGCCTCTGTTTTCTCTTCAGCAATTTCATCAAGTTTTTTATCTTCTTCTAATGATATTGATTCTGATTCTTCTTTAATTTCTGTGTTTTCTATTTCTTCTTTAGTATCAGAAATATCATAATCTTTATTATCAGATATTTCATTATTTTCAATTTTTTCATTCTCTTCAGTTTTTTTATCCTCATCTTTTTTACTTTCAAGTGTTTCAAATGAGTAAACAGGAGAATTATTATCATGAACTACTTGGGAAGATATGTTTTCATTGATTGATTCAGTATCCTCTTGAGCTTTTTCATTTTTTATATTATGAGCTGCAAATACACTGCTTATAATAGGTTTAGATGTATTTATCTCTTCGGTATTATTTTTAGTATTATCTAAATTATCATCATCTACTATGGCTATACGCTTTTTTACACTAACAGGTCTTGATACATTTTTAGATTTTGCTTTTATAGCTTCTTTAAGAAGAGTTATTGATTCTCTTTCTGTTTTATTTTCAGTATTTTCGGTTTTGATTGATTCTATTTTTCTAACAGGAGTTGAAGTTTTAAGAACTATTTTTCTTTCGGCAGTTTTTATTTCAGATGTTGCTTCTTTGATTATATCTTTAAAATCTTTTTTTTCATCATCATTATTTTTTTTAAGAATAGCATCTGAAGCTTTTATTTCAGGTTTATTTTCTTTTATTTCTTCTGATTTTTCATTTTCAGATATTTTTTTTTCAACTTTTTCAGCAGTTTTTTTAGCTGCAGTTTTCTTTACAGTATCTTCTTTCTTTTCAGCTTTTTCAGCAGTTTTTTTAGCTGTAGTTTTCTTTACAGTATCTTCTTTCTTTTCAGCTTTTTCAGCAGTTTTTTTAGCTGCAGTTTTCTTTACAGTATCTTCTTTCTTGTTAGAAGTTTTTTTAGCTGAAGTCTTTTTTACTTCCTTAACTTCTTCTTCTTTTTTGTTTGTTGTAGTTTTTCTTGTTGCCATATTTTTCACTCTGTTATATTTTGTTTTCTATTTATTAATATGTTTTTTATAGTATTCATTGTTTTTTCATCAAATATGTTTTCAGTTATATTTCCTCTTTTTAATGAATCTATAAGATATTTATTTAAATTTATATCTTTATTCAGGTTCTTTTCTTTAGCTATATAAATATAATTACACATAGATAGAATTATTCTAAGCTGATTTCCATCAGAAGAATACTTATCTATTAATTTCTGAGGTTCATCAATACCTAAACAACTTAAATTATAACAAACTTTAAAGAAAAGTTTATTAGTAACCTGTTTAATTTGAGTATCTTTTTTAACTTTTTTGTTTATAGTATAGAGTATAGAAAAATCTCTAGCTTCAGAATTACATACAGCAGCATAAAATTTTTCCTGATAAGGCATAAGATAATGATGACTTTTGGCCTTAGATTCTACTCTAGTAATAAATCCCTTTTCTTCCAAAACATCTAATGATTTAACTATAGTAGCATTTCCTCCTATACCTGCTTCATTCAATATTTGAGAATGAGTTGTTTTAGCTATACCAAGTTCATAATCATAATTAGCAACTAAAGTTCTATATACTTCTTTAGCGGATAAAGGTAATTTTTTCCAAGTATTATTTTCTGTTATAGATTTTGGAATAAAAGAACACATTGATGCTATTGATAAAAATGTGTCTTTATCTATTGTTTTTAATTGTGCTTTATTAATTATATCTAAAATGTTTTCCAAAATTCTACTCCAATATGTATATAATATATCTAAATTAATATAAAATCAAGTTTTAAAAAATATTTTGTTTATCTATTTTCCTAACACTGTTTTCTATAATTTGGGATTTTTTATCGGATTTGTTTTTATTAATTTTATTTTTATGTTTTTCATAATGATTTTTTAAAATGTATATAAAAAATCTATAAATTTTTAAGATTTTATAAGTTTTTTTAAAAATAACAGACTTGAAATTTGCTGAATTTTGAATTTTTTAGTATAAGTTTTCCAAAAATAGTCTAAAAATTCTAGAAATTTCAAGTTTTTTAGTCTTTTTCGAGCCTTGTTTTTTCCAAAAAAGTCAAAATATATTTTCATTTCTGAGAAATAAGTATTATATGTATTATAAAAGTAGTATTTTTCTAAAAAAAGATTAAAAAACATTAAAAACCACTTTGTTTAGTATTGTGTTTTTTTAGCTGTATGCTATAATAATAAAACAGTTGATGAGAAACAAAAAAACAAAACATCGACTGATACAAACAAAAATAAAAGTTCTTTGAAATATGGATAGCAGAAGCAATTTAAGAAAAACACAACTGGTGTAAAGAACTTGTATAAGTTCTATGACCCAATAGTTACAAATTGTAACATTTCTTTAAGTAAGTAAATCACTATTCAGTAGAATAGTAAAATAAAGAATCATTTCAGATTCACAAAAGTGAGTATGGAGAGTTTGATTCTGGCTCAGAGCGAACGTTGGCGATGCGTCTTAAGCATGCAAGTCGAGCGGGCTTATTCGGGCAACTGGATAAGTTAGCGGCGAACTGGTGAGTAACACGTAGGTAATCTGCCGTAGAGTGGGGGATAACCCATGGAAACATGGACTAATACCGCATATACTCTTGCTACACAAGTAGAGTAGAGGAAAGGAGCAATCCGCTTTACGATGAGCCTGCGGCCTATTAGCCTGTTGGTGGGGTAACGGCCTACCAAAGCTACGATAGGTAGCCGACCTGAGAGGGTGACCGGCCACATTGGGACTGAGATACGGCCCAGACTCCTACGGGAGGCAGCAGCTGAGAATCTTCCACAATGGACGAAAGTCTGATGGAGCGACATCGCGTGAGGGATGAAGGCCTTCGGGTTGTAAACCTCGGAAATTATCGAAGAATGAGTGACAGTAGATAATGTAAGCCTCGGCTAACTACGTGCCAGCAGCCGCGGTAATACGTAGGAGGCAAACGTTGCTCGGATTTACTGGGCGTAAAGGGTGAGTAGGCGGACTTATAAGTCTAAGGTGAAAGACCGAAGCTCAACTTCGGAAACGCCTCGGATACTGTGAGTCTTGGATATTGTAGGGGATGATGGAATTCTCGGTGTAGCGGTGGAATGCGCAGATATCGAGAGGAACACCTATAGCGAAGGCAGTCATCTGGGCATTTATCGACGCTGAATCACGAAAGCTAGGGGAGCAAACAGGCTTAGATACCCTGGTAGTCCTAGCCGTAAACGTTGTACACTAGGTGCTTCTATTTAAATAGGAGTGCCGTAGCTAACGTCTTAAGTGTACCGCCTGAGGAGTATGCCCGCAAGGGTGAAACTCAAAGAAATTGACGGGTCCCCGCACAAGTGGTGGAGCATGTGGTTTAATTCGATGATACGCGAAAAACCTTACCTGGGTTTGAATTGTAAGATTAATGATTTAGAGATAAGTCAGACCGCAAGGAGATTTTACATAGGTGCTGCATGCCTGTCGTCAGCTCGTGTCGTGAGATGTTGGGTTAAGTCCCGCAACGAGCGCAACCCTCACCCTTTGTTGCTACCGAGTAATGTCGGGCACTCTTAGGGGACTGCCTACGTTCAAGTAGGAGGAAGGTGGGGATGATGTCAAGTCCTCATGGCCCTTATGTCCAGGGCTACACACGTGCTACAATGGCAAGTACAAAGAGAAGCGAGACCGCGAGGTGGAGCAAAACTCAAAAAAGTTGCCTCAGTTCGGATTGGAGTCTGAAACTCGACTCCATGAAGTTGGAATCACTAGTAATCGTAGATCAGAACGCTACGGTGAATACGTTCCCGGGGATTGTACACACCGCCCGTCACGCCATCGGAGTTGGTTTTACCTGAAGTCGTTAGCCTAACCGCAAGGGGGGCGGCGCCGAAGGTGGGACTGATGATGAGGGTGAAGTCGTAACAAGGCAGCCGTACCGGAAGGTGTGGCTGGATCACCTCCTTTATTCGGAGATTGTCCGACTTAAATCTTACTGCTATTCATATTTGAAAGAATTTTTCCATATTATATTTTTTATACCTCGTTAATAAACTAGCCATCTAGGCTGGTTTTTTTGTGCTTTTTTTCTAAAAAAATCATTTTTGTTTTTTCAGAATATATATAGTAGTTATTATTATGAGTAATATTACAGCTAGACTTTTTCTATTTAATTTATTACTATAAAATTATTAATAATAATGTAGTAAATTTCTCTTAAATATTTTAAACTCTTTTATAAATGGTCTTAATATTATATATGATTACTTTAACATAATATTAAATATTTTTATAAAACACTTGTTTTTTTATTAATATTAGTTACTATATAAATAAAAATATTTTAGGTTTTAATTTATGAAATTTATATTCTCCAGATTTTTTATAGGAAGCATTGTAATACTGATAGGGGCTTATATTTTACTTCAGTATGTTTTTCATATCTATATTCCTGCACTTGCATATACTCCGGTGTTTACTATAATAGTATCTATTTTAATAATGGTTTGGGGCTGTGCTATACTTATTGGCAGAGGTTTCTATGCATCTAAAATACTTTTGGGACTTTTTGTTATATGTGCTGGAATATATATACTTATAAGATACTGTTTTAATATTAATATGCCTTTTATATTATATACGCCAATATTTAGAATGGTTATAGGTATGATAATAATATTTTTAGGTGTTTATATATTGTTTGGAATGCATTATTTAAGAGACAGCATACCTAAAAATAATAAAACTAAATATAATGTATATTTTAAGACAGATAGTATAGATTTATCTGAATTAGAAATAGACAGAAACAGAACTATAGATATTAATACATTTTTTTCTGATACTGTTGTTTTAATAAGTGATAAAGTGCAGGTTCATATAAAGGCATCAAGTGCTTTTGGATCTGTTTCACTTCCTACAGGCGACAGTGTAAGTTTTGGAGAGACTAATTTTATTATGGGAAGCTCTGATAAAATACTTTATTTAAATGTTAGCTCAGCATTTGCACAAATCAGGGTTCTTTATAAATAAATATATTATTATTAGGCAGTAATTAATTTATGCATATAATATCAGGAAATAAAAAGGGAAGAAAAATCGTAACCCCTAAAAGAGATTTCAGACCTACACAGGGTAAGGTTAAAGAGGCTTTTTTTAATATTATTGATATAGAAAATAAAACTTTTTTGGATTTATGCTCCGGAAGCGGTGCTATGGGTTTTGAGGCTTTAAGCAGAAATGCTAGGTTTGTAACTTTTATAGAAATAGACAGAGAGGCTGTAAAAACTATATTTTCTAATGCTAAAACTATATTCGATAATGATGATAATACATATAAAATAAAAAGACTATCAGCTGAAGATTATGTGAAAAAAACTGATGATAAATTTGATGTTATATATTTGGATCCGCCTTATCATTCAAAAATATATTTTGATGTTATAAATAATATAATAAGAAGAAATATGTTAAATGATAATGGAATTTTAGCTGCAGAGTTTGGGGCGGATTATTATAAAAAGTTCTTAGAAAATGAGGATTTTAAAAATATAGTATCAAATATTATAAAGTATGATATAAAAACTTATGGTGAGAGTGTATTAATAATATTTAAATATATATAAAAATTTAAGCATAAAAAAAGAGAGATGCCTTAAACAGCATCTCTCTAAAATTTCATAAACCTTAATTTATGTTTAATCGTCCCATTGCTGACCCATTAATTGACCATTAGCAGCTATATATAATTCCATCATATTATTAAGTTTTATTTTGTAGTTACCCCATTCTTTTTCAACATCTATCATTCTAGCTTGAGGATAAGTTCTTCT
Coding sequences:
- a CDS encoding HD-GYP domain-containing protein, which produces MNDLIEKYDILTVKDIKTIKDQLVAHNIPLFRLDKEKKLIVFPTEQLSLIIDNEKYSNIKIYIPKNFSMFIEEFKSITQTNNSNNTSDNSAPYVFRTPKESEKEMGKRISEISKMTYKEKVNTIKNYDDKLKEISVDKETGINKNTAQEIVNVGNDVGLIAKVTMFESIQKIKGEEITQEQAKIENQEITETTTNLVTTIVDMLAANTETQKVFDELRNYSDGGVMSHSNRVFISYVNFMVFYNNLINRRHLVHKIRTSYTNKYKKFYEQVEAVFNKEGIHKNLATVEDCIDKGIKIIEEKDMNLYSVGALLHDIGKVKDLDYFEGANGRDYERIKKHLFNSYALVSQTSEYPLEVILTVALHHEYYGLGYGPYEHLHALKLKKYPNFQIQRIMTYDAKAIDECEAFAYFPAKMLEIIDVYDALIDPARKYRGGKTFTPEEALNIMREDFVEKHVKLDPILYDVFVEFLSNSIEQDLMACKLI
- the rsmD gene encoding 16S rRNA (guanine(966)-N(2))-methyltransferase RsmD, with amino-acid sequence MHIISGNKKGRKIVTPKRDFRPTQGKVKEAFFNIIDIENKTFLDLCSGSGAMGFEALSRNARFVTFIEIDREAVKTIFSNAKTIFDNDDNTYKIKRLSAEDYVKKTDDKFDVIYLDPPYHSKIYFDVINNIIRRNMLNDNGILAAEFGADYYKKFLENEDFKNIVSNIIKYDIKTYGESVLIIFKYI
- a CDS encoding LysM peptidoglycan-binding domain-containing protein — encoded protein: MATRKTTTNKKEEEVKEVKKTSAKKTSNKKEDTVKKTAAKKTAEKAEKKEDTVKKTTAKKTAEKAEKKEDTVKKTAAKKTAEKVEKKISENEKSEEIKENKPEIKASDAILKKNNDDEKKDFKDIIKEATSEIKTAERKIVLKTSTPVRKIESIKTENTENKTERESITLLKEAIKAKSKNVSRPVSVKKRIAIVDDDNLDNTKNNTEEINTSKPIISSVFAAHNIKNEKAQEDTESINENISSQVVHDNNSPVYSFETLESKKDEDKKTEENEKIENNEISDNKDYDISDTKEEIENTEIKEESESISLEEDKKLDEIAEEKTEAETNEPEKIENNVDSIKVEEKATYSKSDIFKRPVVIPTEDEHIQKSKFNQEEIDTAIKDAPTISENSSVESYKDYSSSKIDELKETINEKIQELKDKEIKIIETEDELKSSSLPEIEKKPVEPYVAPEHSIENNKKSNKIVPIVGIIIIILGLSFLGIQFFSGKNNEIDDNFYEEVTNNNTLNTNDLATNNIILSTNNTVNTQTNAVRPQTNTAVNTQTNAVRPQTNTAVNTQTNAVRPQTNTAVNTQTNTVRPQTNNTVNTQTNAVRPQTNTAVNTQTNAVRPQTNNTVNTQTNTVRPQTNTAAPTPPKEPEITPPTPPAPPPNPPAANTNASANNTQANNNALAYKTDTYKTKWTDTLSSIATSELGDSRRWPSIAVLNQNIINNNPDSIVFNIDIRIPYGGKKKIEDMNDSEKRALYNDYIKVSEMYLKMGKQNLANTIKTQANSILK
- a CDS encoding YkgJ family cysteine cluster protein; this encodes MKKSSKLNKNNKNAILTFSCTGCGICCREKGYVFFNDDDIKRASKLLEISPLVFINKYLEYEEGYGYYIKVTDDKPCTFLDENNRCTINSAKPNQCSTFPYWKEYMDKNGNLIAGKFKRACPGVKIKK